In one Chlamydia sp. BM-2023 genomic region, the following are encoded:
- the thiM gene encoding hydroxyethylthiazole kinase, producing the protein MLERMDEVLQHLRKEQPVILSITNYVSMDFLANCFLALGVSPIMSVSDLELDELIKLSSAVYINIGTLDHLFIQRAYRAVDLAERYDKPVIFDPAGSGATNIRTEVSHHLLTHATIIRGNASEILSFGDTPRHRSHGLDAVHTTEDAINMAQSLANDCRCGCAVAVSGAVDYVTDGERNATAEYGDPLMSRITGIGCSLTGVLAAFRAVLEDSFEACRLGMEYFGLCGMLARENAPFPGMFKPLFIDELYAADFERMRRYYKR; encoded by the coding sequence ATGTTAGAACGAATGGATGAAGTTTTACAGCACTTAAGAAAAGAACAGCCGGTAATTTTAAGTATTACCAACTATGTATCCATGGATTTCCTAGCAAATTGCTTTTTAGCTCTTGGTGTTTCGCCTATTATGAGTGTTTCCGATTTAGAGTTAGACGAGCTGATAAAGTTGAGTTCTGCTGTTTATATTAATATTGGCACTTTGGATCACTTATTTATTCAAAGGGCCTATAGAGCTGTAGATCTCGCTGAGAGATACGATAAACCTGTAATTTTTGACCCTGCAGGTTCAGGAGCTACAAATATCAGAACTGAGGTATCCCATCACTTGCTTACTCATGCGACGATTATTCGCGGTAATGCTAGTGAGATTCTTTCTTTTGGAGATACTCCACGACACAGATCTCATGGATTAGATGCTGTACATACTACAGAAGACGCAATAAATATGGCTCAGTCTTTAGCTAATGATTGTAGATGTGGATGTGCGGTTGCTGTTTCTGGAGCAGTGGATTACGTTACTGATGGTGAGCGTAATGCTACCGCGGAGTATGGGGATCCTTTAATGTCGCGCATTACAGGAATTGGCTGTTCATTAACAGGAGTACTTGCTGCCTTTAGAGCTGTTCTTGAAGATTCATTTGAAGCATGTAGATTAGGTATGGAATACTTCGGACTTTGTGGCATGCTTGCTCGTGAGAATGCTCCTTTCCCAGGAATGTTTAAGCCGTTATTTATTGATGAGTTGTACGCCGCAGATTTCGAAAGAATGCGTCGTTATTATAAAAGATAA
- the rplU gene encoding 50S ribosomal protein L21: MEPYAIIQTGSKQYQVRQGDVIDVELLDDISEGQEIVFQEVLFTFDGSKASLGTPTVTNAVVKGELLSRVRGEKVIAYKYKRRKNYHRKIGHRQNYLRVKISNLVM, encoded by the coding sequence ATGGAGCCTTACGCGATAATTCAGACCGGAAGCAAGCAATATCAAGTTCGTCAAGGGGACGTTATAGACGTTGAATTATTGGATGACATTTCTGAAGGGCAAGAGATTGTTTTTCAGGAGGTGTTGTTTACATTCGATGGGTCTAAAGCTTCTCTAGGGACCCCTACAGTAACTAATGCTGTAGTGAAAGGTGAATTGCTTTCTCGAGTTCGTGGAGAAAAAGTAATCGCTTATAAATATAAACGAAGAAAAAACTATCATCGCAAGATTGGTCACCGTCAGAACTATCTTAGAGTGAAAATTAGCAATCTAGTAATGTAA
- the thiE gene encoding thiamine phosphate synthase has translation MEEDFFKLMLVTNKKNTPVDEYLDFVTSCVQAGVTSVQLREKELPREELVNFGKSLKVILDSEDVPLIISDSVPLCLELDASGVHLGQTDGDVIEARENLGPDKIIGWNVNTLDQLLTANTLPIDYLGLSAMFATQNKPEATNLWGFSGLEQAVSLCEHPIIAVGGIEENNVAKVMEAGAAGIAAIGVFHAAKDPIAVTKTLRAIIDGEFIC, from the coding sequence TTGGAAGAAGACTTTTTTAAACTAATGCTAGTCACTAATAAAAAAAATACCCCAGTAGATGAATATCTCGATTTTGTAACTTCTTGCGTCCAAGCGGGAGTAACCTCTGTGCAGCTGCGGGAAAAAGAGTTACCTCGTGAGGAGCTAGTAAACTTCGGAAAGTCTCTGAAGGTTATTTTAGATTCCGAAGATGTCCCTCTAATTATTAGTGATAGCGTACCTTTATGTTTGGAACTTGATGCTTCTGGAGTGCATCTAGGACAGACAGATGGAGATGTTATAGAAGCTAGAGAAAATCTCGGCCCTGATAAAATTATTGGATGGAATGTCAATACTCTTGATCAATTGTTAACTGCAAATACGCTGCCGATTGATTACTTAGGGTTAAGTGCAATGTTTGCAACTCAGAATAAACCAGAGGCTACAAATCTCTGGGGTTTCTCGGGTTTGGAACAAGCTGTTTCCCTTTGTGAACATCCCATTATTGCTGTTGGCGGTATTGAAGAAAACAATGTTGCTAAGGTGATGGAAGCTGGAGCCGCAGGTATAGCCGCAATCGGAGTATTTCATGCCGCAAAGGATCCTATAGCGGTAACGAAAACATTGCGGGCGATTATTGATGGAGAGTTTATATGTTAG
- the cgtA gene encoding Obg family GTPase CgtA has translation MFLDQITLELRAGKGGNGVVAWRKEKYLPKGGPYGGNGGVGGSIVIEAATHVYSFESYRNLRFLKAEDGQSGATNNRSGRNGKDLVLTVPEGTLLRDVETREILHDFAQHGERLVICQGGKGGKGNTFFKTSTNRAPTKATPGKPGEIRQVELELKLIADIGLVGFPNAGKSTLFNTLARTEVKVGAYPFTTLQPVLGLVPCQEELYRKPWIIADIPGIIEGAHQNRGLGLDFLRHIERTHLLLFVIDISCRERSSPEEDLRILMDELLHYRQDLADKGRIIALNKIDDLLPDERQERLECFQRLFPGETFVMLSGLSGEGVDLLNSLFTKRLAV, from the coding sequence ATGTTTTTAGATCAGATTACCTTGGAATTGCGAGCTGGAAAAGGCGGCAATGGTGTTGTAGCATGGCGAAAAGAAAAGTACTTACCAAAGGGTGGCCCTTATGGTGGTAACGGTGGTGTCGGTGGTTCTATTGTTATAGAAGCTGCGACTCATGTATATTCTTTTGAGTCCTACAGAAATTTACGGTTTTTAAAAGCAGAAGATGGTCAATCCGGAGCAACAAATAATCGCTCAGGGAGAAATGGTAAAGATCTAGTCCTTACAGTTCCTGAAGGAACTTTATTACGCGATGTAGAAACTCGAGAGATCTTACATGACTTTGCTCAGCATGGTGAGCGTCTGGTTATTTGTCAGGGAGGAAAAGGAGGAAAAGGAAACACCTTCTTTAAAACCTCTACAAATCGTGCTCCTACAAAAGCTACACCAGGGAAACCTGGAGAAATTCGCCAAGTTGAGCTAGAGCTTAAGCTAATAGCTGATATTGGTTTAGTCGGATTCCCAAATGCTGGGAAATCTACCCTGTTCAATACTCTTGCTCGTACCGAAGTTAAGGTAGGAGCTTATCCATTTACAACGCTGCAACCTGTATTAGGCTTGGTTCCTTGTCAGGAAGAGTTGTATCGCAAACCTTGGATTATCGCTGATATTCCAGGGATTATCGAAGGGGCTCATCAGAATCGAGGATTAGGACTCGACTTCCTAAGACATATCGAAAGAACCCACCTATTGCTATTTGTAATAGATATTTCCTGTAGAGAGCGATCTTCCCCTGAAGAAGATTTACGTATTCTTATGGACGAGCTGCTTCACTATAGACAAGACCTCGCAGACAAAGGAAGAATCATCGCTTTGAATAAGATAGACGATCTTCTTCCAGATGAAAGACAAGAACGTCTAGAATGTTTTCAAAGGCTGTTTCCTGGAGAGACATTTGTGATGCTATCAGGTCTTTCTGGAGAGGGCGTTGATTTGCTAAATAGTCTTTTTACAAAGAGACTTGCGGTATAG
- the rpmA gene encoding 50S ribosomal protein L27 — protein MAHKKGQGASRNGRDSESKRLGMKVGAGQRVSTGSILVRQRGTKWHPAQNVGRGRDDTLFALIDGIVVTKKTDRTYISVLPE, from the coding sequence ATGGCACATAAGAAAGGTCAGGGAGCAAGCCGTAACGGCCGCGATTCAGAGTCGAAGCGTCTTGGTATGAAAGTCGGCGCGGGACAAAGAGTTTCCACAGGAAGTATTCTTGTAAGGCAAAGAGGAACTAAGTGGCATCCTGCTCAAAACGTAGGTAGAGGTCGCGATGATACTTTATTCGCTTTAATAGATGGTATTGTTGTTACTAAGAAGACAGATCGTACATACATTTCTGTTCTTCCAGAATAA
- a CDS encoding zinc ABC transporter substrate-binding protein produces the protein MRRILIFFSFLFCCFHVHGNTASTKNHVLVSIVPYKFLVEQIAGDTCTVCSIVTNNYDPHTYELSPRHMEQFLRAKLWFRMGENFEKSCQKNVSCPQVDLTKNIQVIPGYTGCAHHFHSFDTHTWLSPKNLKIQVSAIVEALSTHFPEHAQLYQSNGETLQETLDTLDVEIQKITSNAKQRHILVAHGAFAYFCRDYNFSQHVVEKGNHMDPSPRDIIRAAQNIREHGISSMILLRHAGKRSSAMLAERFHMDTVILDPYEENVINNLKTIATTLSNL, from the coding sequence ATGCGCAGAATACTCATCTTCTTTTCGTTTTTGTTTTGTTGTTTTCATGTTCATGGAAACACGGCCTCAACAAAAAACCATGTGCTTGTCAGCATAGTTCCTTATAAATTTTTAGTAGAACAAATAGCAGGAGACACTTGTACTGTTTGCTCTATAGTTACGAATAACTATGATCCTCATACTTATGAGCTCTCCCCTCGTCATATGGAGCAGTTCCTTCGTGCAAAATTGTGGTTTCGTATGGGAGAAAACTTTGAGAAGTCCTGCCAAAAAAACGTTTCCTGTCCTCAGGTAGATCTAACAAAAAACATTCAAGTTATTCCTGGCTACACAGGATGTGCTCACCATTTTCATAGTTTCGACACTCATACATGGCTAAGTCCAAAAAACCTGAAAATACAAGTAAGTGCCATTGTAGAAGCTCTGAGTACTCATTTCCCAGAGCATGCGCAATTATATCAAAGCAATGGAGAAACATTGCAGGAAACTCTTGATACTCTTGACGTAGAAATCCAAAAAATTACCTCTAATGCCAAACAACGTCATATTTTAGTAGCTCACGGAGCCTTCGCCTATTTTTGTCGGGATTATAACTTTTCCCAGCATGTTGTTGAAAAAGGCAACCATATGGACCCCTCCCCAAGGGATATCATACGCGCAGCGCAAAACATTCGTGAGCATGGGATTTCTTCTATGATTTTGCTTCGGCATGCTGGCAAGCGCAGCAGCGCTATGCTTGCCGAACGTTTCCATATGGATACCGTCATTCTCGATCCCTACGAAGAAAATGTTATAAACAATTTGAAAACTATAGCGACAACTCTTTCTAATCTATGA
- a CDS encoding metal ABC transporter permease, producing the protein MISFFNYILPSLLLPSLLAALGASIVGGVVGTYIVVKRIVSISGSISHSILGGIGLTLWIQYKLNLEFSPMYGAIIGAVILAICIGKIHLKYQEREDALIAMIWSVGMALGIIFISQLPAFNSELVNFLFGNILWVTTHDLYSLGILDVVVLGTVAICHTRFLALCFDEKYMALSRYSVQTWYFLLLILTAITIVMLIYIMGVILMLSMLVLPISIACRFSYKMSRIMIISVLLNIVCSFSGIFIAYALDFPAGPTIAILMGIAYTASLFVKRLFSKSTPSPERPDSITNVSPGNSL; encoded by the coding sequence ATGATTTCTTTTTTTAACTATATCCTTCCCTCTTTACTCCTGCCTTCTCTACTTGCGGCTTTAGGAGCCTCTATTGTTGGAGGAGTCGTCGGTACTTACATTGTTGTAAAACGCATAGTATCAATCAGCGGAAGTATTTCTCATTCTATTTTGGGAGGTATTGGTCTTACATTATGGATACAATATAAACTAAATCTTGAGTTCTCCCCTATGTATGGAGCAATAATCGGAGCTGTCATTCTTGCTATTTGCATTGGGAAAATCCATCTCAAGTATCAAGAAAGAGAGGACGCCCTCATTGCTATGATCTGGTCTGTAGGGATGGCTTTAGGAATCATATTCATTTCCCAGCTACCTGCTTTCAATTCAGAGCTGGTAAACTTCTTATTTGGGAATATTCTTTGGGTAACTACCCACGATCTTTACAGTCTGGGAATCTTAGATGTTGTCGTTCTTGGAACTGTTGCTATTTGTCATACAAGATTCCTAGCACTATGTTTCGATGAGAAGTACATGGCGCTTAGCCGCTATTCTGTACAAACTTGGTACTTTCTTTTGTTGATTCTTACGGCAATTACCATTGTTATGCTTATTTACATTATGGGTGTTATTTTAATGCTTAGCATGCTTGTTTTACCCATATCTATAGCCTGTAGATTCTCTTATAAAATGAGCCGTATTATGATCATCTCCGTATTATTGAACATTGTATGTTCATTTTCCGGAATTTTCATAGCTTATGCTTTAGATTTTCCTGCAGGACCAACAATTGCTATTCTTATGGGTATTGCCTATACCGCAAGTCTCTTTGTAAAAAGACTATTTAGCAAATCAACGCCCTCTCCAGAAAGACCTGATAGCATCACAAATGTCTCTCCAGGAAACAGCCTTTGA
- a CDS encoding metal ABC transporter ATP-binding protein — MTVQILVKDLSFRYGPKSSWIINNVSFTIHEGDFVGIIGPNGGGKTTLALIMLKLLQPTAGTLETFSGCKKDSELTIGWVPQHFSYDFSFPISVKEVVLSGRLSFLPWHGKYSKHDHEAAEQALQTVGLLSEKDSCFSHLSGGQIQRVLLARALASHPQILILDEPTANIDPENQQRILQILTEINTNCTILMITHDLHHTTSHFNKVFYMSRTLTTLTNTPTIPEEFCCSFEKKANL; from the coding sequence ATGACAGTACAAATACTTGTTAAGGATCTTTCCTTCCGCTATGGACCGAAAAGCTCTTGGATCATCAATAACGTTTCCTTTACTATTCATGAAGGAGACTTCGTTGGCATTATAGGGCCTAATGGCGGAGGAAAAACCACTTTAGCATTAATAATGCTAAAGCTATTACAACCCACGGCAGGAACTCTAGAAACCTTCTCTGGCTGTAAAAAAGACTCCGAGTTAACTATTGGTTGGGTTCCCCAGCACTTTTCCTATGATTTTTCTTTCCCTATTTCTGTAAAAGAAGTTGTGCTCTCTGGTAGGCTTTCTTTCCTTCCTTGGCACGGGAAGTATTCTAAACACGATCATGAAGCTGCTGAGCAAGCCTTACAAACTGTAGGCCTTCTATCTGAAAAAGACAGCTGTTTTTCTCATTTATCTGGGGGGCAAATACAAAGGGTTTTACTCGCTAGAGCTTTAGCATCCCACCCGCAAATCCTGATTCTTGATGAGCCTACGGCAAATATCGATCCTGAAAACCAACAGCGTATTCTTCAAATTCTTACAGAGATCAACACCAACTGTACGATTCTTATGATTACCCATGATTTGCATCATACAACGAGTCATTTCAATAAAGTATTTTATATGAGCAGGACTCTGACTACTCTTACAAATACACCAACCATACCCGAAGAGTTCTGCTGTTCTTTCGAAAAAAAGGCTAATCTATGA